The genomic segment TCAATCTGATTATCCTGAGCCAGTTCCGGCAAAATGCGATTAGCGAGCTGCTTGCCCAACTCAACGCCCCACTGGTCGAAGGTATAGATATTCAATATCGCCCCTTGGGTAAAAATCTTGTGCTCGTACAGCGCAATCAGCACGCCCAGGCTGTAAGGGGTAATCTCGCGCAGCAAAATAGAGTTGGTGGGACGGTTGCCCTCAAACACTTTAAACGGCGCCACATGCCGCATCTGATCCGGCGATTTACCGGCCGCGCTGAATTCTTGCTCCACGACATCGCGTGATTTGCCAAAGGCCAGCGCTTCGGTCTGGGCGAAGAAATTGGACAGCAGTTTGGCGTGGTGATCGGCAAGGGGATTATGGCTGATGGCGGGAGCGATAAAATCGCAAGGCACGATTTTCGTCCCCTGATGAATCAGCTGATAAAATGCATGCTGCCCGTTGGTGCCCGGTTCACCCCAGATAATAGGCCCGGTTTGATAGCTCACGGGATGCCCTTCGCGATCGACATATTTCCCGTTGGACTCCATATTCCCCTGCTGGAAATAGGTCGCGAAGCGGTGCATATATTGATCGTAAGGCAGAATCGCCTCGGTTTCCATGCCGTAGAAATTGTTATACCAAATGCCGATGAGCGCCAACAGTACCGGTAAATTCTTCTCCAGCGGCGTTGCGATGAAATGATGGTCCATGGCGTGCGCGCCGCTGAGCAGTTTTTCAAAATTCTCAAAACCCAGCGACAGCGCAATGGATAAACCGATGGCGGACCATAGCGAATAGCGGCCGCCAACCCAGTCCCAGAACTCAAACATATTCTCGGTATCGATGCCGAATTTCGCTACCGCTTTGGCGTTGGTGGACAAGGCGGCGAAATGGCGGGCGACATGTTTCTCATCACCGGCGGTTTTCAGAAACCAATCCCGCGCGCTGTGGGCATTGGTCATGGTTTCCTGGGTGGTAAAGGTTTTGGAGGCCACCAGGAATAAGGTGGTCGCTGGATCCAGGTCTTTAATCGTTTCAGCGATATGGGTGCCGTCAACGTTGGACACATAATGCATGTGGAGATGATTTTTATAAGGCCGTAGCGCCTCGGTTACCATATACGGGCCCAAATCGGAGCCGCCGATACCGATGTTGACGATATCGGTGATGATGCGGCCGGTATACCCTTTCCATTCGCCGCCGATCACCCGCTCGCAGAATTGTTTCATTTTCGCCAGCACCGCATTGATGTCCGGCATCACATCCTTGCCGTCAACGTTAATCGGCGTATTGCTGCGGTTGCGTAGCGCCACATGCAGCACCGCCCGATCCTCGGTACGGTTGATTTTCTCGCCATTGAACATGGCGGCAATCGCTTCCTTAACGCCACATTCGTCCGCCAGCGCCAATAAGCGGGTCAAGGTCTCGGCGGTAATGCGGTTTTTGGAGTAATCCACCAGCATCTGGTCGTCGAACGTTGCCGAGAAGGCGGAAAAACGCGCCGGCTCCTGCGCGAACAGGTCGCTTATCTGCACGTCTTTCATCGAGTCGAAATGTTGTTGCAGCGCTTTCCAGGCCGCGGTATGACTGGGATTGATATTTTTCATAACAACACTCTTATTAGGTGATTAAATCGTCGCATATTTTTTTGATTGTATCGCTTAACGCCGCGCCGGGGAGGCTTTTTCTTGCGCTAATGCGTCGCCCCGTGCGAAAACCGGCATCGGCCGCGCGGCATACCTTTATTCAGCCTAACAGACTCGCGCTGTTTTTCCTGCAGCAAATTATCCGCCGCCACGAATCGGGCCGGCGATAATAAAATCACGCGCTGCCACGTTGACATCAACGTTATTACCCGTTACTTCTAATGGCCTAGTGACGCATCTGATGCGTGAACCAGAAGAGGCGCGTCGCCCAGGCAGGGTGTGGGAGGATCCGTTTTCCCGCGATCACACCCCAGGGGGAGCGACGCCGAAACGATAGCGAGCATACGGGCCGGCCGCCGTCGACCACAGGGGCTGAATCCCTTGGGTTGTCAGCAGCATTGTTCGCCACCAGGCGATCGGCACGGTGGGGCGCTTCTGGGTGTACCGTAGTCTACTTTTACGCCTGCTCCCTGTTTCCCGCGCTTGACTCGTGCCTGGTCTGATATCACCGATGCCACCAGCCATGGCATCTGACACGAGGCATTTTTAGGCATGTCAAACAACACTGCTGCTCCCCTGCGGGTAGCCAAATTCGGCGGCACCAGCGTGGCCGATTTCGACGCGATGAACCGCAGTGCGGATATCATCTTAGCTAATTTGGTGGTGCTTTCCGTCTCGGCCGGCGTCACCAATGTGTTGGTGGCGTTGTCGGAAGGCAACGAAGCGGAGCGTCGCGCCTACTATCTAGACGAAATCCGCCGCATCCAATATAGCATTATCGACCGTCTGGCCGAGCAAACGGTGATCCGCGAAGAGATCGATCGGATGATTGATAACATCGCTATGCTGGCCGAAGCGGCGGGCCTTGCGACCTCACTTGCGCTGACCGATGAGTTGGTCAGCCACGGCGAGCTGATGTCGACCCTGCTGTTTGTGGAAGTTTTACGGCAGCGCGGCGTAGCGGCGGCGTGGTTTGATGTACGTAAAGTGATGCGCACCAACGATCAGTTTGGCCGCGCCGAGCCGGACAGCCATATGCTCAAGGCGCAGACGCGCACCCTGTTGCTGCCGCGCCTGGAAAGCTAGCTGATCATCACCTAGGGCTTTATCGGCAGTGAGGCAAAAGGGCGCACTACCACCCTCGGCCGCGGCGGTAGCGACTATACCGCGGCATTGCTGGGAGAAGCACTGGAGGCGGGACGCATCGATATATGGACCGATGTGCCCGGCATCTATACCACCGATCCCCGCGTCGTGCCGCAGGCCAAGCGCATCGACGAAATCAGTTTCGAGGAAGCGGCGGAAATGGCCACCTTTGGCGCCAAAATTCTGCATCCGGCGACGCTACTGCCGGCGGTGCGCAGCGCGATTCCGGTGTTCGTCGGCTCCAGTAAAGATCCCGGCGCCGGCGCCAAACGCTGCTGACACTGCATAGCCTCAACATGCTGCACGCCCGGGGGTTTCTGGCGGAGGTGTTTAATATTCTGGCGCGGCACGCGATTTCGGTGGACCTTATCACCACCGTCCGAAGGTGAGCGTGGCGCTCACCTCGGACACCACCGGCTCCACCACCACCGGCGCAAGCCTGCTGACGCAAGCGCTGCTGACCGAACTCTCCTCTCTTTGCCGGGTAGAAGTGGAAGAGGATCTGGCGCTGGTGGCATTGATTGGCAATAAATTGTCGCAGGCTTGCGGGGTGGGAAAAGAGGTCTTTGGCGTCCTGGATCCGTTCAATATCCGGCTTATTTGCTACGGCGCCAGCAGCCATAATCTCTGCCTGCTGGTGCCGGGCGGCGACGCCGAGCAGGTAGTTAAGAACCTTGCACGGCGCACTGTTCGACTAAACTTGCCCGGCGATGGGTTAGCCCGTCACCGAGGAGAAAACGGGCGAGCATACCGCCCTCTTCACCCTGCGGGGGGACGGCCGAGCCTTGCCTATCCCTCACCAGCCGGCGCGGCGACAGGAAGCCGCTATGACGCGGGAGGGCCATGGGGCGCCCTACCAGCGGCCCCGGCCGTACCGTCAGGGCGTACCGGGGGCCGGGGGCCGGTTGTCGTCACGGTCGCGGATCTCATCCTCTTCCGACTCCTCGTCCAGCTCCAGCACGTTATAGGCCACTGAACAGAACAGCGAATTGACCCGTTTCAGATCCCCCAGCAGGCTCAAATGAAGCGAGCTGGTTTCCAAACTCTGCACATTCTGCTGGTGCAAGCAATCCACATGGGCGTGCGCATAGCGGCGGTCGGTAATACGAAAGCGGTGCTTGGCGCGACGCAGGCGGCGGGCGCTGGTCATATCGTTTGACAAGAACACCGACAGACTTAAGCGCAGATTTGACATCAGCTGCTCATGCAGCGTGTCCAGCTCCTTCATACCCTGGGCGGAGAAAGCCCGGCGCGCATTCAGCGATTTGGCGGCAATATCCCCCGTCATGCGCTCGATAATATCCCCCGCCTGCTCTAGATTGAGCGCCATTTCAATAATTTCCGCCCAGCGGCGCGCGAATCCGCTTCGTCCAGATCTTCCTTCGGGATCTGCACCAGATAAAGTTTAATGGCTGTGTACAGCACATCAACGTCGTCGTCCAGACGGCGTACCTCGCGGTTTTTTTCCACCTGACCGTGCAGCACCTCGGTGTGCAACAGCAACATGCTTTCCACCACGTCACCCATACGCAGCGTTTCACGGGCGGCGTTCACCAGCGCCAGCGCGGGCGTATCCAGCGCGCTGGTATCCAAATGGCGCGGGCGCACGCTGCGATCGTCTATCGGCGTATCGGCAATCCACTTACTGCACAGCCGCGCCATATGATCGGCGAAGGGCACCATGGCCAGACAGCGGAACAGATTATAGAACACGTAGAAATAGATGACCAATTCCGCATCCGCCAGCGGCGAGACAAACGGCAGCACCACCAGGCAGCCGATCAATTTGAACAGCAGGCTGCCGAGGGCGACGCGTTTGCCCTCGGCGTTCTGGCCTCTAGCGTTAAGCATTGCCAGGATCCCGCTGCCGAGATTCGCGCCTATCGCCAGGCACAGCGCCACTTTGAAGGAGATGACATCGGTAGCGGAGAGGGTCGCGGTCAGCAGCACCGCCGCCAGGCTGGAGTAACTGATAATGGCGAACAACGCCCCGGTCAGCGCATCCAACAGGATATCGCCGGTAAGGGAGGAGAACAGCACTTTGACGCCGCTGGCCTGCGTGATGGGCGTGGAGGCGCTGACAATCAGTTCCAGGGCCAGCAAAATCAAGCCCAGGCCGATAACGACACGGCCCCGTTGCCCGGCACGGGATTGTTTACGGCCGAGAAACAGACAAACGCCGATGAAAATAAGCAACGGCGACAGCCAGGAAAGATCGAAGGTCAGCACCCGCGCCATCAGGGCGGTACCCACATCGGCACCGAGAATAATTACCAGCGCCGGCGTCAGCGCCACCAATTTCTGGGCCACGAAGGAGGTCACCAGCATCGCCGTGGCGTTGCTGCTCTGCACCAGTGCGGTCACGCCGATACCGGCTATAAAGGCCATGGTTTTTTCTCTACGCTGCGGCTAAGCACCTGCCACAGACGGGCACCATAGACACGCATGATACCCGTGCGAACGATATGGTTGCACCATACCAGCAACGCCACGGCGGACAGAAAATGTAACAGCGTTAACACTCGGTTTGAAGCTCCCTTTTGCAGATGAATACCGGCGCTCCCTACCGGCGATGCTGATAAGAAGGTTCATGGGGCCGCGCAATCAGGCAACCTCGCATAGTGTTGATATCTCTAACTGTAGACCAATTCGCCCGCCATTTGGATAGAGATCGGCCATAGAACGACTTAAAACATCCACCGCGAGGGAAACCTGGCGACATTCTACCCGATAGCGGATGACATTGCCCAACAGGCTATGGCCGAGGATGACGGCATCAATCCCTTGTCCGGCCGGCAGCAGCGTAATGGATTCCGGCCGTATCGCCACCCGCGTGCTGTAGCGACGACCGGTCAGCGCGCTGGCCTGGTCGCCCTCCAGGATATTGTAATTGCCGATAAATCCGGCGGCGAAAGCGTCCACCGGCCGGATATAAAGCATTTCCGCGCTGTCGTTTTGAACGATGCGGCCCTGATTCATCAGCACCACTCTATCGGATAGCGTCAGCGCCTCTTCCTGATCGTGGGTAACGAAAATGGCGGCTAATTTAAG from the Candidatus Sodalis pierantonius str. SOPE genome contains:
- the pgi gene encoding glucose-6-phosphate isomerase, whose product is MKNINPSHTAAWKALQQHFDSMKDVQISDLFAQEPARFSAFSATFDDQMLVDYSKNRITAETLTRLLALADECGVKEAIAAMFNGEKINRTEDRAVLHVALRNRSNTPINVDGKDVMPDINAVLAKMKQFCERVIGGEWKGYTGRIITDIVNIGIGGSDLGPYMVTEALRPYKNHLHMHYVSNVDGTHIAETIKDLDPATTLFLVASKTFTTQETMTNAHSARDWFLKTAGDEKHVARHFAALSTNAKAVAKFGIDTENMFEFWDWVGGRYSLWSAIGLSIALSLGFENFEKLLSGAHAMDHHFIATPLEKNLPVLLALIGIWYNNFYGMETEAILPYDQYMHRFATYFQQGNMESNGKYVDREGHPVSYQTGPIIWGEPGTNGQHAFYQLIHQGTKIVPCDFIAPAISHNPLADHHAKLLSNFFAQTEALAFGKSRDVVEQEFSAAGKSPDQMRHVAPFKVFEGNRPTNSILLREITPYSLGVLIALYEHKIFTQGAILNIYTFDQWGVELGKQLANRILPELAQDNQIDAHDSSTNGLINCYKSWRH